Proteins encoded within one genomic window of Bombus vancouverensis nearcticus chromosome 4, iyBomVanc1_principal, whole genome shotgun sequence:
- the LOC117161406 gene encoding uncharacterized protein LOC117161406, giving the protein MTDVNSNKVSNESSKKSLELAKKELRAIVTKIEETTLPSRSVKLFRAQCLLRPGGSKFRRRHLWILLILAWILGQFLWNYVHTVRYDKCLAEVPSFTQKIFRPAEDCSMCRDVQQVDRISNVDPAIFEERYAYSGRPVVITDAMTNWTATETFSFSFFKSLYDGEDANCQFFPYKTEFKSLQDVFDMSASRSLLEKGTKPWYVGWSNCDEEIGGVLRKHYQRPYFLPVTAETEKTDWIFMGSQGYGAPMHVDDVEHPSWQAQVKGEKLWMLEPPRECHYACYRLKVVVHPGEIIVLDTNRWYHQTVIVSEEMSITIGAEYD; this is encoded by the exons ATGACGGACGTGAATAGCAACAAAGTGTCCAACGAGTCTTCGAAAAAGTCGCTCGAACTGGCGAAGAAGGAGTTACGCGCGATAGTGACGAAGATTGAGGAAACAACACTTCCTAGCAGGTCTGTGAAATTGTTTCGCGCTCAATGTCTTCTTAGACCCGGAGGATCGAAGTTCCGCAGGAGACACCTGTGGATCTTGCTGATCCTCGCGTGGATTCTAGGTCAATTCCTCTGGAATTACGTGCACACCGTTCGTTACGACAAG TGCCTGGCGGAAGTACCTTCGTTCACGCAGAAAATATTCCGGCCAGCCGAGGATTGTTCAATGTGTCGGGACGTTCAACAGGTTGACAGGATATCAAACGTGGATCCTGCCATTTTTGAGGAACG ATATGCGTATTCAGGAAGACCGGTAGTGATTACGGATGCCATGACTAACTGGACAGCAACGGAAACattctcgttttctttctttaaatcgTTGTACGACGGAGAGGACGCGAATTGCCAGTTTTTTCCTTATAAAACCGAGTTTAAAAGTCTTCAGGACGTGTTCGATATGAGCGCTAGTCGATCATTGCTGGAGAAAGGGACGAAGCCATGGTACGTGGGCTG GAGTAACTGTGACGAAGAAATTGGCGGTGTGCTCAGGAAACACTATCAAAGACCGTATTTTCTGCCTGTCACTGCAGAAACAGAGAAGACCGATTGGATTTTTATGGGTAGCCAAGGATATGGGGCCCCTATGCAC GTGGACGACGTGGAACACCCTTCGTGGCAAGCTCAGGTCAAGGGTGAGAAATTGTGGATGTTGGAACCACCCAGAGAGTGTCATTACGCTTGTTACAGGTTGAAAGTCGTAGTACATCCTGGCGAAATAA TTGTCCTGGATACCAATCGCTGGTACCATCAAACGGTAATCGTTTCCGAGGAGATGAGCATCACTATCGGAGCAGAATACGATTAG